A region of the Candidatus Palauibacter soopunensis genome:
GGCTGCATGGAAAGACGGTTCCGGGATGTCATTACGGCCCTCCTGCTCAAGTCGCCGGGCTGTTCGACCGGCGTTGTCACTCAAACCGCTAGGGGAGTCCGAATACCCACAGGACGCCGCCCGCGGCGGTCGCGATCCGCTGTTCGCCGTCCACCTCGAACGACATGGGGCCGGTGCGGACGCCGGCGCCGGCCTGGAAGTCCCACAGCGCCTCTCCCGTCTCCGCGTCGAGAGCGAAGATGTTGCCCTCGTTGCTTCCGCCGAAGACGAGGCCGCCCCGCGTGGCCATCACGCCGGCCCACGGCGGAGAGAGCAGCGGGAACTCCCACCGCAATTCCCCCGTCAGCACGTCGAGCGCCTTCACGGCGCCGCTCGCGTCGTCGCCGGACAGCGCCTGCTCCCCGCCGCCGAGAAACGGCTGTCCGGGCTCGTACTCGACGGCGGCCTTGTAGTAGATGGCCCCCATGATCCGGGTCGCCTGGTAGAAGAGCCCGGTGTCGGGGCTGTACGAAGGGCTGAACCAGTTCGCCGCCCCCTGGAGGCTGGGCCACACGAGGTTCCCCTCCTCCGTGGGCTCGGTGCCGGGAATCACGATCGGGCGGCCGTTCGCGTCGAGGCCCTCGGCCCACGTCTGCTTCGAGTACTCCACGCCGTGCAGGAACTCGCCCGTTTCGCGGTCGAGCACGTAGTAGAAGGCGTTCCGGTTCGCGGTGACGACCAGCTTGCGGGGCTCTCCCTCCCATTCGGCGTCCACGAGCACCTGGATCTGATTCGCGTCCCAGTCGTGCGTGTCGTGCGGCGTGTACTGGAAGTACCACTGCATCTCGCCCGTGTCGGGATCGAGGGCGAGGATGGAGTTCGTGTACAGGTTGTCGCCGGGCCGCAGGTCCCCGTTCCAGTCGGGCGCCGGGTTCCCGGTGGGCCAGTAGAGAAGGTCCAGTTCGGGGTCGTACGAACCGGTGAGCCACGTCGAGCCGCCGCCGTGCTCCCAGCTGTCGCCGCCCCACGTCTCGCTCCCCGGTTCGCCCGGCCGGGGGATCGTGAACGTGCGCCAGAGGCGATCTCCGGTGTCGGGGTCGTAGGCGTCGACGAAGCCGTTCGCGCCGGCCTCCGCGCCGGACACGCCGACGATGACCTTGCCGTCGAGCGCGAGCGGCGCCGTCGTGATCGAGAAGCCGAGGAAGTTGTCCGCGACGTCCACCTCCCAGCGGACGGCGCCGGAGCCTGCGTCGAGCGCCACGAGGCGGGCGTCGAGCGTGCCCACGAACACCGTCTCGTCGAGGATGGCGACGCCCCGGTTTACGCGGGGGAAGCCGATGTTCTTCGTCGAGGTCGGGACTTCCGCGGACCAGTTCCAGAGGCGGCGCCCGGTACGGGCGTCGAGCGCGCTCACGTTGCTCGGCGGTTCCGTCACGTACATCACGCCGTCGACGACAACGGGCGTCGTCTCGATGAGCCCGCCGCTCATCTGGTAGGCCCAGATCACCTTGAGGTCCCCGACGTTTCCGCGGTGGATCTGGTCAAGCGCGGAGAAGCGGTGCGAGGCGTAATTGCCCGAGTACATGAACCAGTTGTGCGGCTCGTCGTCCGCGTTCACGAGGCGTTCGAACGATACCTGCGCGGCCACGCCCGCGAGAACTCCGCTGCACAGCAAGGTCGCCGCCGCGAGCGCGGAGGCCGCCATAGCCTTCATGATCCTCCTCCGAGGTCGGCCAGGAAGGCGACGAGGTCGTCGATGTCCGCTTCCGTCATCTCCTCCACGGCGGGCATCAGGGAGTGATCGAACTGTTTCTCGAGTTCCACGAGATCTTCCTTGCGAAGCGAGACCGTGCGGCCGGAGATCGACCGCAGCTGGATCGTGAAGGCGTCCTCGTTCACGCGCATGCCCGTGATGACGCGGCCCTCGCGCGTGACCGCGCGGATCGGCAGGTATCCCCTGAAACCCCGCAGGATGCCTCGCCGGGAGACCGGCAACTCCGAATCGGGCGTCCGGAGGGACGCGTAGAGGTACTCGACGCCGCGGCGCAGCCCGATGCCGGTGAGATCGGGGCCGATCCCCGTCCCGCGGCCGTCGACGACGTGGCAGGAGTAGCAGTCGCCGGCGGCGGCGAACACCTCTCGCCCGCGCGCGGCGTCTCCCGCGATCTCCACGACGGCGCCCTGCCCGAGCGTGCGGACGTAGGCGGCCATGAGGTCGACCTCCAGGTCCGACACCAGGTTCGCCCTCGTCCCCGGCATGCCGGTACCTGGGATCCCGCGCCGGATCACCCGGACGAGCGATTCGTGGTCCGGCGCGCGGGGCAGGGTGGGGCGCGCCAGGCTCGGCCCCTCGCCTCCGTGGCCGAGCATGCCGTGACACCGGCCGCAGTGGGCCTGGTAGAACATCTCGCCGCGCGCGAGACCGGCTTCGGTGACGTCGGGCTCATCCTGGGCCGCGGCCTGGCCGGTCGCCACGAGCGGGCTTGCCGCAAGCGCGAGACCCAACAGGCTCAGACGGGGACGTCGCATGATCCTCCTCCTCCTCGGCAGGCCTCCCTTTACGTCACTAATCAACGTAGCGGCCCGGCGGGGCGTCACGGAACCAGCGCCTCCGGTTCCAGGACCCAGCGCGTGAGCCACTCCACGTTTC
Encoded here:
- a CDS encoding PQQ-dependent dehydrogenase, methanol/ethanol family, whose amino-acid sequence is MKAMAASALAAATLLCSGVLAGVAAQVSFERLVNADDEPHNWFMYSGNYASHRFSALDQIHRGNVGDLKVIWAYQMSGGLIETTPVVVDGVMYVTEPPSNVSALDARTGRRLWNWSAEVPTSTKNIGFPRVNRGVAILDETVFVGTLDARLVALDAGSGAVRWEVDVADNFLGFSITTAPLALDGKVIVGVSGAEAGANGFVDAYDPDTGDRLWRTFTIPRPGEPGSETWGGDSWEHGGGSTWLTGSYDPELDLLYWPTGNPAPDWNGDLRPGDNLYTNSILALDPDTGEMQWYFQYTPHDTHDWDANQIQVLVDAEWEGEPRKLVVTANRNAFYYVLDRETGEFLHGVEYSKQTWAEGLDANGRPIVIPGTEPTEEGNLVWPSLQGAANWFSPSYSPDTGLFYQATRIMGAIYYKAAVEYEPGQPFLGGGEQALSGDDASGAVKALDVLTGELRWEFPLLSPPWAGVMATRGGLVFGGSNEGNIFALDAETGEALWDFQAGAGVRTGPMSFEVDGEQRIATAAGGVLWVFGLP
- a CDS encoding c-type cytochrome, producing the protein MRRPRLSLLGLALAASPLVATGQAAAQDEPDVTEAGLARGEMFYQAHCGRCHGMLGHGGEGPSLARPTLPRAPDHESLVRVIRRGIPGTGMPGTRANLVSDLEVDLMAAYVRTLGQGAVVEIAGDAARGREVFAAAGDCYSCHVVDGRGTGIGPDLTGIGLRRGVEYLYASLRTPDSELPVSRRGILRGFRGYLPIRAVTREGRVITGMRVNEDAFTIQLRSISGRTVSLRKEDLVELEKQFDHSLMPAVEEMTEADIDDLVAFLADLGGGS